A single window of Eucalyptus grandis isolate ANBG69807.140 chromosome 1, ASM1654582v1, whole genome shotgun sequence DNA harbors:
- the LOC104439484 gene encoding transcription factor RAX2: MGRAPCCDKANVKKGPWSPEEDAKLKEFIDKHGTGGNWIALPQKAGLRRCGKSCRLRWLNYLRPNIKHGEFTDEEDRIICTLYATIGSRWSIIAAQLPGRTDNDIKNYWNTKLKKKLAGLPSFPHHPSLQQRTQQNPIIASFASHANSHAHAHPLLSSSSTPPPSSSLSPPSQSSLSNSNYFTSLAGLEQSISYYSSSPNLQQQESFLGSMRQYEASCCSSSDGSSSSNNNNNQICSLGKERDYYDFSVCGNGPGDHHHMSFQRSFCSGVDDDGQKLVLGSVGGWSQEKQSCDQTWVAENPSDYAGLEEIKQLISSASNCSSNNNNSFFLYEGKSDPEGAVMYY; the protein is encoded by the exons atggGGAGAGCTCCATGCTGTGACAAGGCAAATGTGAAGAAAGGGCCCTGGTCACCTGAGGAAGATGCTAAGCTCAAGGAGTTCATAGACAAACATGGCACTGGAGGCAACTGGATTGCTCTCCCTCAAAAAGCTg GCCTTAGGAGATGTGGGAAAAGCTGCCGCTTGAGATGGCTAAACTATTTGAGACCAAACATAAAGCATGGAGAGTTCACAGATGAAGAAGACAGAATTATCTGCACCCTCTATGCTACAATTGGAAGCAG GTGGTCGATAATAGCTGCTCAGTTGCCAGGCAGAACCGACAACGACATCAAGAACTACTGGAACACCAAGCTCAAGAAGAAGCTCGCGGGCTTACCCTCGTTTCCTCACCACCCATCTCTCCAGCAGAGAACGCAACAAAACCCCATCATCGCTAGCTTCGCATCACATGCTAACTCTCATGCTCATGCTcatcctctcctctcttcttcttcaaccccaccaccatcatcatccttGTCACCGCCGTCACAGTCCTCCCTCTCCAACAGCAACTACTTCACCTCCCTCGCAGGCCTGGAACAGTCCATCTCCTATTATTCTTCAAGCCCTAATCTTCAGCAACAAGAGAGCTTCTTGGGCTCCATGAGGCAGTATGAAGCTAGCTGTTGCAGCTCCTCTGATGGGagtagcagcagcaacaacaacaacaaccaaaTCTGCAGTCTTGGGAAGGAGAGAGACTACTATGACTTCTCAGTGTGCGGAAATGGCCCtggtgatcatcatcacatgAGTTTTCAAAGAAGTTTCTGTTCTGGGGTCGATGATGATGGTCAAAAACTTGTGCTTGGAAGTGTTGGTGGGTGGAGTCAAGAGAAACAAAGCTGTGATCAGACATGGGTCGCCGAAAATCCTTCGGATTATGCAGGGCTTGAAGAGATCAAGCAGCTCATTAGCAGTGCCAGTAATTGCTCAAGTAATAATAACAACAGCTTCTTTTTGTATGAGGGCAAGAGTGATCCTGAAGGAGCGGTGATGTACTactga
- the LOC104439476 gene encoding uncharacterized protein LOC104439476: MSSSTSSNTITASKTITTVTAINSSSLLSPSLPPFTLGNIFHVLQIKLDRNNYLLWRAQFLPLFRLHGYLWFVDGSYPCPTPTITDADNNVIDNPDHTAWHYQDQLILCCILSTLTELVFSHIVGLETSHDVWTLLEKLYAPKSQARIMQFEYQLRSLKKGSLSMEAFVQKAKNIADQLSAIAHPISDSQLVLSILSGLGLEYDAFVTSVTSRLDPLPFDDFLGLLYNQEVILQSYTTESPIESSPIVNVAVKSSTAPNPPSNGRGRGRGRGRGRNFYEGGSSHSRLICQVCGRAGHSALQCYQRFNPGYKANSGSPSAMYASSIGESFDPYWYPDSGATHHLTTDMENLNIRSDYSGTDQIHTANGSGSILGEPPAQKPA, translated from the exons ATGTCTTCTTCTACATCCTCCAACACCATTACTGCCTCAAAAACCATTACTACCGTCACTGCTATTAACTCTTCATCCTTGTTATCCCCCTCCCTACCGCCCTTTACTCTTGGCAATATATTTCATGTTCTCCAAATCAAGCTAGATCGCAACAATTACCTTCTCTGGCGAGCAcaatttcttcctttatttcgTCTTCATGGCTATCTTTGGTTTGTGGATGGCTCATATCCTTGTCCGACACCCACTATCACTGATGCTGATAATAATGTGATTGACAACCCGGATCATACTGCATGGCATTATCAAGACCAACTCATCCTTTGCTGCATCCTCTCCACTCTTACTGAATTAGTTTTCTCACACATCGTCGGTCTTGAGACTTCTCATGATGTTTGGACCTTGCTTGAGAAACTTTATGCTCCTAAATCTCAAGCTCGCATAATGCAGTTCGAGTATCAACTTCGATCTCTAAAGAAGGGCTCTCTTTCCATGGAAGCCTTTGTTCAAAAAGCCAAGAATATTGCGGATCAACTTTCTGCCATTGCTCATCCCATCTCCGATTCCCAATTAGTTCTCAGCATCCTCAGTGGCCTAGGTTTGGAGTATGATGCATTCGTTACCTCAGTCACATCTCGTCTTGATCCATTACCTTTTGATGACTTCCTCGGCTTGCTTTATAATCAGGAAGTTATTCTTCAAAGCTACACCACTGAATCTCCAATAGAGTCTTCTCCTATTGTGAATGTTGCGGTCAAATCATCTACTGCCCCGAATCCTCCCTCTAATGGTCGAGGACGAGGACGCGGTCGAGGCCGTGGTCGCAATTTTTATGAAGGAGGTTCCTCTCATTCTCGACTCATTTGTCAGGTTTGTGGTCGTGCAGGTCATTCAGCTCTCCAATGCTACCAACGATTTAATCCCGGTTATAAAGCTAATAGTGGCTCTCCATCTGCAATGTATGCATCTTCAATTGGTGAGTCATTTGATCCATACTGGTACCCAGACTCTGGTGCCACTCATCATCTTACAACTGACATGGAAAATTTGAACATTCGGAGCGATTATTCTGGCACTGATCAAATCCACACTGCAAATGGGTCAG GATCGATCCTCGGGGAACCTCCTGCTCAAAAGCCAGCATAA